One segment of Spodoptera frugiperda isolate SF20-4 chromosome 5, AGI-APGP_CSIRO_Sfru_2.0, whole genome shotgun sequence DNA contains the following:
- the LOC118272282 gene encoding PI-PLC X domain-containing protein 3 isoform X1, producing MCDTILSFSNMKFGFSLLLMAAIMVEDHSAQKLRLENWMADLPEPIKDMPLIFLAIPGSHDSMTYGITRSSTVAPDAEPILNRLYPIFRGTILRWTITQASDTWQQLLIGIRYFDLRLATKAGDDKFYFTHGLYGDEISLALGQIRKFVDSHPGEVVILDCQHFYKFTREDHLRLRRYLLDLYGARLVPRRIDLQAITLNSLNRLKMQVIVVYRNETVNTTGEFWQPQMMPSPWPRQDSISGLLNFLTNVRRNPSTGFVHQAVLTPTPTFILLRWISSLRQKCAVPVINEVLPKLAEFSPGPPAPHLKAGARSTVNVVIADFVDMDDAIFPRTIIDLNMKLLRHTELVHYG from the exons ATGTGTGACACCATCCTATCGTTTAGTAACATGAAGTTTGGATTCAGTTTGTTATTAATGG CTGCAATAATGGTTGAGGATCACTCTGCACAAAAGCTCCGCTTGGAGAATTGGATGGCTGACTTACCTGAACCTATAAAAGACATGCCTTTGATATTTCTTGCCATACCag GAAGCCATGATTCAATGACCTATGGCATAACAAGGTCCAGTACAGTGGCCCCTGATGCTGAACCAATCCTCAACCGACTGTACCCAATATTCCGAGGTACGATCTTACGATGGACCATAACGCAGGCCAGTGACACTTGGCAACAACTTCTCATTGGCATTAG atattttgacCTACGGTTAGCCACAAAGGCTGGTGATGACAAGTTCTATTTCACTCATGGATTGTATGGAGATGAAATATCATTGGCATTGGGACAGATTCGCAAGTTTGTGGATTCTCATCCGGGTGAG GTAGTAATTCTGGACTGCCAGCATTTCTACAAGTTCACCCGTGAGGACCACCTGAGGTTGAGGCGATACCTGCTGGATCTCTACGGGGCACGCCTCGTGCCGCGTCGGATAGATTTGCAGGCTATCACGCTCAACTCACTCAATAGACTGAAGATGCAG GTGATAGTAGTATACCGCAACGAGACGGTGAACACGACGGGCGAGTTCTGGCAGCCGCAGATGATGCCGTCACCGTGGCCGCGCCAGGACTCCATCTCTGGCCTGCTGAACTTCCTCACCAACGTCAGGAGGAACCCCAGCACTGGATTCGTGCACCAAGCTGTACTTACACCTACacctacttttattttgttgcg GTGGATATCAAGTCTACGCCAGAAATGTGCGGTGCCGGTCATTAACGAGGTGCTGCCCAAGCTGGCCGAGTTCTCCCCAGGCCCGCCCGCACCGCACCTGAAGGCCGGCGCACGTTCCACCGTCAACGTCGTCATCGCAGACTTCGTCGACATGGACGACGCCATATTCCCACGAACAATTATAGACCTTAACATGAAGCTATTAAGGCATACAGAGTTAGTACATTACGGGTAA
- the LOC118272282 gene encoding PI-PLC X domain-containing protein 3 isoform X2 has protein sequence MCRSKAAIMVEDHSAQKLRLENWMADLPEPIKDMPLIFLAIPGSHDSMTYGITRSSTVAPDAEPILNRLYPIFRGTILRWTITQASDTWQQLLIGIRYFDLRLATKAGDDKFYFTHGLYGDEISLALGQIRKFVDSHPGEVVILDCQHFYKFTREDHLRLRRYLLDLYGARLVPRRIDLQAITLNSLNRLKMQVIVVYRNETVNTTGEFWQPQMMPSPWPRQDSISGLLNFLTNVRRNPSTGFVHQAVLTPTPTFILLRWISSLRQKCAVPVINEVLPKLAEFSPGPPAPHLKAGARSTVNVVIADFVDMDDAIFPRTIIDLNMKLLRHTELVHYG, from the exons CTGCAATAATGGTTGAGGATCACTCTGCACAAAAGCTCCGCTTGGAGAATTGGATGGCTGACTTACCTGAACCTATAAAAGACATGCCTTTGATATTTCTTGCCATACCag GAAGCCATGATTCAATGACCTATGGCATAACAAGGTCCAGTACAGTGGCCCCTGATGCTGAACCAATCCTCAACCGACTGTACCCAATATTCCGAGGTACGATCTTACGATGGACCATAACGCAGGCCAGTGACACTTGGCAACAACTTCTCATTGGCATTAG atattttgacCTACGGTTAGCCACAAAGGCTGGTGATGACAAGTTCTATTTCACTCATGGATTGTATGGAGATGAAATATCATTGGCATTGGGACAGATTCGCAAGTTTGTGGATTCTCATCCGGGTGAG GTAGTAATTCTGGACTGCCAGCATTTCTACAAGTTCACCCGTGAGGACCACCTGAGGTTGAGGCGATACCTGCTGGATCTCTACGGGGCACGCCTCGTGCCGCGTCGGATAGATTTGCAGGCTATCACGCTCAACTCACTCAATAGACTGAAGATGCAG GTGATAGTAGTATACCGCAACGAGACGGTGAACACGACGGGCGAGTTCTGGCAGCCGCAGATGATGCCGTCACCGTGGCCGCGCCAGGACTCCATCTCTGGCCTGCTGAACTTCCTCACCAACGTCAGGAGGAACCCCAGCACTGGATTCGTGCACCAAGCTGTACTTACACCTACacctacttttattttgttgcg GTGGATATCAAGTCTACGCCAGAAATGTGCGGTGCCGGTCATTAACGAGGTGCTGCCCAAGCTGGCCGAGTTCTCCCCAGGCCCGCCCGCACCGCACCTGAAGGCCGGCGCACGTTCCACCGTCAACGTCGTCATCGCAGACTTCGTCGACATGGACGACGCCATATTCCCACGAACAATTATAGACCTTAACATGAAGCTATTAAGGCATACAGAGTTAGTACATTACGGGTAA
- the LOC118272279 gene encoding uncharacterized protein LOC118272279 isoform X1, with amino-acid sequence MVIKVGINGFGRIGRVIFRTCLQNPDVELTAINDPAIDIEYICYLIKFDSTHGKFKGNVTHTEHEVKINDRLIKVFREKFPPSVPWQTVGVQYVIEASGMFTSLEKASGHLTCDGVKRVIVTAPSIDVPMVILGVNDNTISTEQKVLSCASSTLYCLAPIIKVLEENYGVAEGFITSIHAMTPSLKPLDGLCLRGKHWRDHRSIHQNIIPASTGACKALGKIIPRVKDKLSGLAFRVPIVNVSVLDLTVRLESDTNIEDIIKAVEKSSQSNLQNIIKVSNEEAVSSDFSGDCHSCVLDADSSLQLTSNFFKIICWYENEYSYACRVLDSIFFSERQLPKLSKLPCKTTYVRAKTKKQEVQEVERNKIEYNAVVTEAHKVSGSTSQDTTLRRKPFTRPPFLRKPLTSHNSGTLSTTTTATRDTRKRNELFKIWNDNNDAQKTAVRTNRSAFFHSCMAFAPKNSTTTDGMNAQERLENVKKEFSKMANITEDLLKKSYSIKMQQENTDKTSIKEVKTDNNVDEDPKIVQDKKFVPPTSNSIYKVCGDFKNKAMKRHAADCSKEEIICNNPSEGNENNSDYIMNVEVKKSVGVKSMRLAPSQEETVTAKNSTINVCLFINGQNTENHTISTDIGKSSSTISFQEQVVNTVNNFFEKYGKDQNVPSAETEQTDDNIPEVADVVSSPNKDLVEEKEIPITATEDDDLPLVKETSSTHSQIRLATEPAPDKLSYSEICKYLQNKSYNMQIIDEELKKRNIILENSEKDKDIESSLSQQLSSMVNDQLAVETKAIHRDMNLNKQILESLNRLVPEPVIIIPDETSGYCSPEDTLITTSSGKRNKPDLYDKLDSASGTDSNNSFEVNERKSQVIHITDLTNSLDDLARLDKICRIIEISDELSDKLFSSLEQPDLTGAEHKKWSFRDLCERIQLDDFCNKVFGKTSS; translated from the exons ATGGTTATAAAAGTGGGAATAAACGGTTTCGGCCGAATTGGCAGGGTCATATTTAGAACATGTCTTCAGAACCCTGATGTCGAG ttaACTGCGATCAACGATCCTGCGATCGATATTGAATACATCTGCTATTTGATAAAATTCGACTCCACACATGGAAAATTCAAGGGAAATGTCACCCATACAGAGCATGAAGTTAAAATCAAtg ATCGGCTGATCAAAGTGTTTCGTGAGAAGTTCCCACCCAGCGTGCCCTGGCAAACCGTCGGAGTGCAGTATGTCATCGAAGCTTCTGGAATGTTCACCAGCCTTGAAAAGGCATCG GGTCATCTAACATGTGATGGCGTAAAGCGTGTGATAGTGACGGCACCTAGCATCGATGTTCCCATGGTCATTCTTGGTGTTAATGACAATACTATATCTACAG AACAAAAGGTCCTATCCTGTGCGTCCAGCACGCTGTACTGCCTGGCCCCCATAATCAAGGTCCTGGAGGAGAACTATGGCGTCGCCGAGGGTTTCATCACCAGTATCCATGCCATGACACCTTCTCTTAAGCCTTTAGACGGACTCTGCTTGAGAGGAAAG CATTGGCGCGACCACCGGAGTATCCATCAGAATATAATTCCAGCGAGTACTGGGGCGTGCAAAGCTCTTGGCAAGATAATACCTCGAGTGAAGGATAAACTGTCTGGACTGGCGTTTAGAGTTCCCATCGTCAACGTATCGGTGCTAGATTTGACTGTAAG ACTAGAATCAGACACAAACATAGAAGATATAATAAAAGCAGTTGAAAAATCAAGTCAATCGAATctacaaaacattataaaagtaTCAAACGAAGAAGCTGTGTCGTCAGACTTCAGCGGCGACTGTCACTCGTGTGTCCTCGACGCAGACTCCAGCCTTCAACTGACGTCAAACTTCTTCAAAATTATATGTTGGTATGAAAACGAGTACTCGTACGCTTGCAGAGTTTTAGATTCCATATTCTTTTCCGAAAGGCAGCTACCCAAACTGTCGAAACTCCCTTGTAAGACCACGTACGTTAGAGCAAAGACGAAAAAACAAGAGGTACAGGAAGTCGAGCGCAACAAGATTGAATATAACGCTGTAGTAACAGAAGCACATAAGGTAAGTGGCAGCACTTCACAGGACACCACTTTAAGGAGGAAACCGTTCACTCGCCCGCCGTTCTTAAGGAAACCACTCACGTCTCACAATTCTGGAACTCTTTCAACAACAACTACTGCTACCCGGGACACCAGAAAGAGAAACGAACTCTTCAAAATCTGGAATGATAATAACGACGCACAGAAAACTGCAGTACGAACGAATAGAAGCGCATTCTTTCACAGTTGCATGGCATTTGCACCTAAAAACTCAACGACGACAGATGGTATGAATGCTCAAGAACGGTTGGAAAATGTTAAGAAGGAATTTTCTAAAATGGCAAATATTACTGAAGATTTGCTCAAAAAGTCCTACAGTATCAAGATGCAACAAGAGAATACTGATAAGACAAGCATAAAGGAAGTTAAAACGGATAATAATGTAGATGAAGATCCCAAAATTGTGCAGGATAAAAAGTTTGTTCCGCCAACTAGTAACTCGATATACAAAGTTTGTGGAGATTTCAAGAACAAGGCGATGAAGAGACACGCAGCCGATTGTAGCAAAGAAGAAATAATTTGTAACAATCCTAGTGAAGGAAACGAAAATAATTCAGATTACATCATGAATGTTGAAGTCAAAAAGAGTGTCGGTGTTAAAAGCATGCGTTTGGCACCATCTCAAGAAGAAACGGTGACAGCAAAAAATTCAACCATtaatgtttgtctgtttataaaCGGTCAGAACACTGAAAACCACACGATATCGACGGACATTGGCAAATCTTCAAGTACTATAAGTTTTCAAGAACAAGTGGTTAACACTGTCAATAACTTCTTTGAGAAATATGGAAAAGATCAGAATGTACCAAGTGCTGAGACAGAGCAGACTGATGATAATATCCCAGAGGTAGCTGATGTTGTTTCCAGCCCCAATAAAGATTTAgtagaagaaaaagaaatcccAATCACAGCTACAGAAGATGATGACTTGCCTCTTGTGAAAGAGACTAGTAGCACCCACTCACAAATTAGACTTGCTACAGAACCCGCACCAGATAAACTAAGTTACTCCGAAATCtgcaaatatttacaaaacaaaagctaCAACATGCAAATTATAGATGAAGAACTGAAAAAAcgcaatattatattagaaaacagtgaaaaagataaagatatcGAATCCAGCTTGAGCCAACAATTATCTAGTATGGTCAATGATCAATTGGCTGTGGAGACGAAGGCAATACATAGAGACATGAATTTGAACAAACAGATATTGGAGAGTTTGAACAGATTGGTCCCGGAGCCAGTGATCATAATCCCGGACGAGACGTCAGGGTACTGTAGTCCCGAAGACACACTGATCACTACCAGCAGTGGGAAAAGAAACAAGCCCGATCTCTATGATAAGCTGGACAGCGCCAGCGGGACGGACTCAAACAATTCATTCGAAGTCAATGAAAGAAAATCCCAAGTTATCCACATCACGGATCTAACAAACTCCTTAGATGATCTGGCGCGGTTGGACAAAATATGCAGGATCATTGAGATCTCCGACGAACTGTCAGACAAGCTGTTCTCGTCCTTGGAACAACCTGATCTGACGGGAGCGGAACATAAAAAATGGTCGTTCAGAGACTTATGTGAAAGGATACAGCTTGACGACTTCTGTAACAAAGTGTTCGGTAAAACAAGCAGTTGa
- the LOC118272279 gene encoding uncharacterized protein LOC118272279 isoform X2 yields the protein MQESSLSYYLLPFYYYIFVGCCCALLYIRIVYRSHPGTHWRDHRSIHQNIIPASTGACKALGKIIPRVKDKLSGLAFRVPIVNVSVLDLTVRLESDTNIEDIIKAVEKSSQSNLQNIIKVSNEEAVSSDFSGDCHSCVLDADSSLQLTSNFFKIICWYENEYSYACRVLDSIFFSERQLPKLSKLPCKTTYVRAKTKKQEVQEVERNKIEYNAVVTEAHKVSGSTSQDTTLRRKPFTRPPFLRKPLTSHNSGTLSTTTTATRDTRKRNELFKIWNDNNDAQKTAVRTNRSAFFHSCMAFAPKNSTTTDGMNAQERLENVKKEFSKMANITEDLLKKSYSIKMQQENTDKTSIKEVKTDNNVDEDPKIVQDKKFVPPTSNSIYKVCGDFKNKAMKRHAADCSKEEIICNNPSEGNENNSDYIMNVEVKKSVGVKSMRLAPSQEETVTAKNSTINVCLFINGQNTENHTISTDIGKSSSTISFQEQVVNTVNNFFEKYGKDQNVPSAETEQTDDNIPEVADVVSSPNKDLVEEKEIPITATEDDDLPLVKETSSTHSQIRLATEPAPDKLSYSEICKYLQNKSYNMQIIDEELKKRNIILENSEKDKDIESSLSQQLSSMVNDQLAVETKAIHRDMNLNKQILESLNRLVPEPVIIIPDETSGYCSPEDTLITTSSGKRNKPDLYDKLDSASGTDSNNSFEVNERKSQVIHITDLTNSLDDLARLDKICRIIEISDELSDKLFSSLEQPDLTGAEHKKWSFRDLCERIQLDDFCNKVFGKTSS from the exons ATGCAAGAAAGTTCACTGTCTTACTATTTGTTACCGTTTTACTATTATATCTTTGTTGGTTGTTGCTGTGCTCTTCTGTACATACGTATTGTATACAGAAGTCACCCAGGTACG CATTGGCGCGACCACCGGAGTATCCATCAGAATATAATTCCAGCGAGTACTGGGGCGTGCAAAGCTCTTGGCAAGATAATACCTCGAGTGAAGGATAAACTGTCTGGACTGGCGTTTAGAGTTCCCATCGTCAACGTATCGGTGCTAGATTTGACTGTAAG ACTAGAATCAGACACAAACATAGAAGATATAATAAAAGCAGTTGAAAAATCAAGTCAATCGAATctacaaaacattataaaagtaTCAAACGAAGAAGCTGTGTCGTCAGACTTCAGCGGCGACTGTCACTCGTGTGTCCTCGACGCAGACTCCAGCCTTCAACTGACGTCAAACTTCTTCAAAATTATATGTTGGTATGAAAACGAGTACTCGTACGCTTGCAGAGTTTTAGATTCCATATTCTTTTCCGAAAGGCAGCTACCCAAACTGTCGAAACTCCCTTGTAAGACCACGTACGTTAGAGCAAAGACGAAAAAACAAGAGGTACAGGAAGTCGAGCGCAACAAGATTGAATATAACGCTGTAGTAACAGAAGCACATAAGGTAAGTGGCAGCACTTCACAGGACACCACTTTAAGGAGGAAACCGTTCACTCGCCCGCCGTTCTTAAGGAAACCACTCACGTCTCACAATTCTGGAACTCTTTCAACAACAACTACTGCTACCCGGGACACCAGAAAGAGAAACGAACTCTTCAAAATCTGGAATGATAATAACGACGCACAGAAAACTGCAGTACGAACGAATAGAAGCGCATTCTTTCACAGTTGCATGGCATTTGCACCTAAAAACTCAACGACGACAGATGGTATGAATGCTCAAGAACGGTTGGAAAATGTTAAGAAGGAATTTTCTAAAATGGCAAATATTACTGAAGATTTGCTCAAAAAGTCCTACAGTATCAAGATGCAACAAGAGAATACTGATAAGACAAGCATAAAGGAAGTTAAAACGGATAATAATGTAGATGAAGATCCCAAAATTGTGCAGGATAAAAAGTTTGTTCCGCCAACTAGTAACTCGATATACAAAGTTTGTGGAGATTTCAAGAACAAGGCGATGAAGAGACACGCAGCCGATTGTAGCAAAGAAGAAATAATTTGTAACAATCCTAGTGAAGGAAACGAAAATAATTCAGATTACATCATGAATGTTGAAGTCAAAAAGAGTGTCGGTGTTAAAAGCATGCGTTTGGCACCATCTCAAGAAGAAACGGTGACAGCAAAAAATTCAACCATtaatgtttgtctgtttataaaCGGTCAGAACACTGAAAACCACACGATATCGACGGACATTGGCAAATCTTCAAGTACTATAAGTTTTCAAGAACAAGTGGTTAACACTGTCAATAACTTCTTTGAGAAATATGGAAAAGATCAGAATGTACCAAGTGCTGAGACAGAGCAGACTGATGATAATATCCCAGAGGTAGCTGATGTTGTTTCCAGCCCCAATAAAGATTTAgtagaagaaaaagaaatcccAATCACAGCTACAGAAGATGATGACTTGCCTCTTGTGAAAGAGACTAGTAGCACCCACTCACAAATTAGACTTGCTACAGAACCCGCACCAGATAAACTAAGTTACTCCGAAATCtgcaaatatttacaaaacaaaagctaCAACATGCAAATTATAGATGAAGAACTGAAAAAAcgcaatattatattagaaaacagtgaaaaagataaagatatcGAATCCAGCTTGAGCCAACAATTATCTAGTATGGTCAATGATCAATTGGCTGTGGAGACGAAGGCAATACATAGAGACATGAATTTGAACAAACAGATATTGGAGAGTTTGAACAGATTGGTCCCGGAGCCAGTGATCATAATCCCGGACGAGACGTCAGGGTACTGTAGTCCCGAAGACACACTGATCACTACCAGCAGTGGGAAAAGAAACAAGCCCGATCTCTATGATAAGCTGGACAGCGCCAGCGGGACGGACTCAAACAATTCATTCGAAGTCAATGAAAGAAAATCCCAAGTTATCCACATCACGGATCTAACAAACTCCTTAGATGATCTGGCGCGGTTGGACAAAATATGCAGGATCATTGAGATCTCCGACGAACTGTCAGACAAGCTGTTCTCGTCCTTGGAACAACCTGATCTGACGGGAGCGGAACATAAAAAATGGTCGTTCAGAGACTTATGTGAAAGGATACAGCTTGACGACTTCTGTAACAAAGTGTTCGGTAAAACAAGCAGTTGa
- the LOC118272282 gene encoding PI-PLC X domain-containing protein 3 isoform X3, protein MVEDHSAQKLRLENWMADLPEPIKDMPLIFLAIPGSHDSMTYGITRSSTVAPDAEPILNRLYPIFRGTILRWTITQASDTWQQLLIGIRYFDLRLATKAGDDKFYFTHGLYGDEISLALGQIRKFVDSHPGEVVILDCQHFYKFTREDHLRLRRYLLDLYGARLVPRRIDLQAITLNSLNRLKMQVIVVYRNETVNTTGEFWQPQMMPSPWPRQDSISGLLNFLTNVRRNPSTGFVHQAVLTPTPTFILLRWISSLRQKCAVPVINEVLPKLAEFSPGPPAPHLKAGARSTVNVVIADFVDMDDAIFPRTIIDLNMKLLRHTELVHYG, encoded by the exons ATGGTTGAGGATCACTCTGCACAAAAGCTCCGCTTGGAGAATTGGATGGCTGACTTACCTGAACCTATAAAAGACATGCCTTTGATATTTCTTGCCATACCag GAAGCCATGATTCAATGACCTATGGCATAACAAGGTCCAGTACAGTGGCCCCTGATGCTGAACCAATCCTCAACCGACTGTACCCAATATTCCGAGGTACGATCTTACGATGGACCATAACGCAGGCCAGTGACACTTGGCAACAACTTCTCATTGGCATTAG atattttgacCTACGGTTAGCCACAAAGGCTGGTGATGACAAGTTCTATTTCACTCATGGATTGTATGGAGATGAAATATCATTGGCATTGGGACAGATTCGCAAGTTTGTGGATTCTCATCCGGGTGAG GTAGTAATTCTGGACTGCCAGCATTTCTACAAGTTCACCCGTGAGGACCACCTGAGGTTGAGGCGATACCTGCTGGATCTCTACGGGGCACGCCTCGTGCCGCGTCGGATAGATTTGCAGGCTATCACGCTCAACTCACTCAATAGACTGAAGATGCAG GTGATAGTAGTATACCGCAACGAGACGGTGAACACGACGGGCGAGTTCTGGCAGCCGCAGATGATGCCGTCACCGTGGCCGCGCCAGGACTCCATCTCTGGCCTGCTGAACTTCCTCACCAACGTCAGGAGGAACCCCAGCACTGGATTCGTGCACCAAGCTGTACTTACACCTACacctacttttattttgttgcg GTGGATATCAAGTCTACGCCAGAAATGTGCGGTGCCGGTCATTAACGAGGTGCTGCCCAAGCTGGCCGAGTTCTCCCCAGGCCCGCCCGCACCGCACCTGAAGGCCGGCGCACGTTCCACCGTCAACGTCGTCATCGCAGACTTCGTCGACATGGACGACGCCATATTCCCACGAACAATTATAGACCTTAACATGAAGCTATTAAGGCATACAGAGTTAGTACATTACGGGTAA
- the LOC118271716 gene encoding glyceraldehyde-3-phosphate dehydrogenase: MSKIGINGFGRIGRLVLRAAVEKGAQVVAINDPFIGLDYMVYLFKYDSTHGRFKGTVDMQDGYLVVNGNKIAVFCERDPKAIPWGKAGAEYIVESTGVFTTTEKASAHLEGGAKKVIISAPSADAPMFVVGVNLDAYDPSYKVISNASCTTNCLAPLAKVIHDNFEIVEGLMTTVHATTATQKTVDGPSGKLWRDGRGAQQNIIPAATGAAKAVGKVIPALNGKLTGMAFRVPVANVSVVDLTVRLGKPASYDAIKQKVKEAAQGPLKGILDYTEEQVVSSDFIGDNHSSIFDAAAGISLNDNFVKLISWYDNEYGYSNRVIDLIKYIQTKD, encoded by the coding sequence ATGTCCAAAATCGGTATCAACGGTTTCGGCCGCATTGGCCGTCTGGTCCTCCGTGCCGCCGTCGAGAAGGGCGCGCAGGTCGTTGCCATCAACGACCCCTTCATTGGTCTTGACTACATGGTCTACCTCTTCAAGTACGACTCCACCCACGGTCGTTTCAAGGGCACCGTTGACATGCAAGATGGCTACCTTGTTGTAAACGGCAACAAGATCGCTGTCTTCTGCGAGAGGGACCCCAAGGCTATCCCATGGGGCAAGGCTGGCGCTGAATACATCGTTGAGTCCACCGGTGTCTTCACAACCACAGAGAAGGCGTCTGCTCACTTGGAGGGTGGTGCCAAGAAGGTCATCATCTCTGCCCCCAGTGCTGATGCTCCCATGTTCGTCGTTGGTGTCAACCTTGACGCTTACGATCCTTCCTACAAGGTCATCTCCAACGCTTCCTGCACGACCAACTGTCTCGCTCCTCTCGCCAAAGTTATCCATGACAACTTCGAGATCGTTGAAGGTCTGATGACCACCGTGCACGCCACCACCGCTACCCAGAAGACTGTTGATGGACCCTCTGGAAAACTGTGGCGTGATGGCCGTGGTGCCCAGCAGAACATCATTCCCGCCGCCACCGGCGCTGCTAAAGCCGTCGGCAAAGTCATTCCTGCTCTGAATGGAAAGCTGACTGGTATGGCTTTCCGTGTTCCCGTTGCTAACGTCTCGGTCGTCGACCTGACTGTTCGTCTTGGCAAGCCCGCCAGCTACGATGCCATCAAGCAGAAGGTCAAGGAGGCCGCCCAAGGACCCCTGAAGGGCATTCTTGACTACACCGAGGAACAGGTCGTGTCATCCGACTTCATCGGTGACAACCACTCATCTATCTTCGATGCTGCTGCCGGTATCTCTCTGAACGACAACTTCGTCAAGCTCATCAGCTGGTATGACAACGAGTACGGTTACTCCAACCGCGTTATCGATCTCATCAAGTACATCCAGACCAAGGATTAA